The nucleotide sequence GCCGCGCGGTAGACCCGGTCACGATGGTCGGCGAGGTAGGCGAGTAGCGCGGCGTTGGTGCCGACGACGCCCTTGGGCTCGCCGGTCGAGCCGGAGGTGAAGATGATGTAGGCGCTGTGTTCAGGATGACGGCGCACCGCGGGCGCGGTTGCCGGGCGTTGCGAAATGCGTTCGGCCACAGCGGGATCGTCGAGCACCAGGGCGGGAAGTCCCTCGGCCGATGCCGCGTGATCGGCCGCGGTGATGGCCAGCGCGGGTTTGGCTTGCCGCAGAATGGATTCCACCCGAGCCGCCGGCAGCGTGATGTCGACGGGCAGGTACGCGGCGCCCGCACCCAGCACCCCCAGGATCGCGACAATCGATCGGCTGGAGCGCGGCATCAGGAGTGCGACGACGGTTTCCGGACCGACACCGAGTTTCGCCAGCTCCGCTGCCAGTCGGCTGGCGTCGGCATGCAGTGCGGCGTACGTGTACCGCTCGCCGCGGCCGGTGGTCAACGCGACGGCGTCGGGGGTGGCGCGGGCCTGCGCCTCGAACGTCTCCCATACCGTGGTCCCGGGCGACGGGACGGCCGGCAGGTCGCTGAATTCGGCGCGCTCGGCGGAGGTGAGAATATCCAGCGCGTCCGGGGTTCCATCACCGATGTCGGGGAGTTGACGCAGCACGCCGAGCAATCGCTCCCCGATCTGGTCGGGCCGAAGATGGGGCAGCGCTTGACGAATCGCCTCGACGAGGACGACCAGCCCGTCGCCTTTCAGGTGGGCAACCACCGTCAGCGGGTAGTGCGTCAGGCTCTCCATTTCGATCGGGGAGAAGCGGGCCCCGTCCGGTTCGGTGACCTCGCGGATGGCGTCCTCGATGGGGGCGTTTTCGAACACGAACATGCTGTCGAACAGGGCGCCGCGGCCGTGTTCGCGCTGCAGCTCGGACAGGCTGAGGTAACCGATGTCGCGCATCGCCGACGATTCGCGCTGCAGGTGCAGGCATTGTTCGACCACGGATTCGGTGGGGCTGACCGTGTGCACCACCGGGACGGCGTTGATGAACAGTCCGACCATGGTGTCCACGCCCGGCAGCTGTTCGGGGCGGCCGGAGACGATCGTGCCGAAGACGACGTCGCGACGGTCGGTGAGCCTGCTGAGTACGACGGTCCAGGCGAACAGCACGGCGGTGTTCAGGGTGAGGCCGTGGCGGCCGGCCCACTGCCGCAAGCGTGCCGTATCCTCCTCCGGCAACAGTAGTTCCGTCTTCTGCGGCACGCCGTCGGCCGCGGCGTCGGCGACCATCAGCGGGCCCGACGCGCCGCGCAGGTACCGGTCCCACTTGGCGATGGCGGCCGCCCGGTCCTGGCCGGCGAGCCAGACGATGTAGTCGCGGTAGGGCCGCGCGGGTGGCAGCGCTTCGGCCGACCCGCCCGCCCGATACACGGCCAGCATCTCGGTGAAGAAGACCGCGAGCGCCCAGCCGTCCACCAGGATGTGGTGCGCGGTGAAAATCATGCGGCGCCGGCTCTCGCCGGGAACCGTGAGCAACACGACTCGCAGCGCGGGACCGCGGCTCAAATCAAAGGGCCGGCGCCGCTCCGAGCGCGCGATGGCATCGAATTCGGTTGGCGCCGCAATGCGTTCGGACCACGGTAGTTCCGCCTCGGCCGGCACGATCTGCACCGGCTTGGGCACGTCGCGATCCCAGAAGGCGGCACGCAGGTTCGGGTGGCGGTCCAGCATCGCTTGGGCGCTGCGGCGCAGCAGCGCGACGTCGACCGGTCCGTCGATGTCGACCACGAACTGCATGCTGTAGATGTCGAGGCTGTTGTGCTGCTCAGTGGCCAGCCGGTACAGCGCAAACAGCCCTTCCTGCAGCGGGCTGAGGGCAAGGACATCCTCGATCTGTGGGGCCTGCGAAGCCTTTGGAGCCCGCGTCACGAACGCGGCCTCACGACTGTTGTTCCCAGGACGCGGTCAGCTCGGCCAGCGCGTCGGCGCTCAGGCCCGACGCGCTCATCGGCGTGTATTGCTGCTCGTGTTCCGGATTCGGTTGGGCCGCAGGCTGGTTGGTGGCGGCGTCCACCGCCGCGGCCAGCTCGGCGATGGTCATGTTCTCGAACACCATCGGTGGGGTCATGGCCAGCCCGTTCGCGTTGGCCTGGGCCGCCCATTTGATGGAGATGATGCTGTCACCGCCGAGGGCGAAGAAGTTGTCCTCCGCGTCGACGCCGCTGATGTCGAGCAACTCCTCCAACGAGGTGATCAGCAGCCGCAGCGTGGGCTCGGAGGCCTCTGCGGGCTCGGCGGCAGGCCGTGACGGCGCACCGGGTTTCGGGGTCGGCGGTGCGAGCAGCCTGTCCATTTCGGCGGCGGGCAACAACTCCACGGCCGACAGCGCGGCGTCCGGTGTCGTCGCGAACGCGTCGAACGCCGCGTTCAGGGCGTCGGCGATGCGCGCGGCCGTGCGCGGCTCGTACAGGTCGGCATTGGCGACGATCCGCACGTCGAGTTCCCCGTCGGGTGTTACGTTCATGCCGACGTCGAGATCCAGCAGCGACACCTCGAAGTCGATCCGAAGCGGAACGACCGTGGTATCGCCCGTCGTCGTGAGGTCACGGGGAACCAGCGCCCAGTCCTCGCCGCGGAAGTGAATCATGGTCTGATACAGCGGGTTCCGGGACCGCGACCGCGGCGGGTTGAGCGCCTCAACCAGGCGTTCGATCGGCAGTTCCTGGTGTGCGAACGCATCGAGGACCACGTCGCGGCTGCGGCCCACCAGGGACCGCAGACTCGGGTCGCCGGTTAGATCGTTGCGCAGCACCACCATGTTGGCGAACAGGCCGACCAGGTGGTCGGTGGCCGGGTCGACCCGGGAGATGACCGGGCTGCCGATCGGAATGTCCGCGCCGCCGCCGAGCTTGTGCAGCAGGACCGCCAGCACGGCCTGATACACCATGAACTCGGTGGCGCCGCTTTGCTCGGCGAGCTGTGTGAGGGCGGCGCGGCGACTGGCCGACACCATGAAACTCACCACCTCCCCGACCTTTCCGATGACCGGCGGGCGCGAATGGTCGGCCGCCACCGCGATCTCGTCGGGCAGGCCGGCCAGCGCGGCACGCCAGTACGCCAGTTGGGCCCGTCCCCATTCGGTGTCGGCATCGAACGCCTGCCGTTGCCACAGAGCGTAATCCGCGAACTGGGCGGGCAGGACGGCCCAGTGCGGGGCCTGGCCCTCGAGCCGGGCACGGTAGGCCACGACGAGGTCGTCGAAGAGGATGCCGAGTGAGGCGTGGTCGCTGACGATGTGGTGGACCAGTATGACCAGCACGTGCGCGTCGGAACCCAGCGCCAACAGGGTGGCCTTGATGAGCGGTCCGGACTCGGGGGTGAACACGTGCCGGCGCAGCTCGGCGATCGTCTCGTCGAGCCGGTCCGCGCTGACGTGGTTCACCGGCAGTTCCACCCGCAGCGCGGGATGCACGATGTGGTACGGAACACCTTCGTGCTCAGCGAAATTGGTGCGCAGCGACTCATGCCGCGCCACCACGTCGTTGAGCGCCTCGGCGAGCGCGGCGATGTCCAGCGGACCGGTGAAGCGCAGGGCCAACGGCATGCTGAAGCCGTCGCGCGCGCCCTCCAGCCGGTACATCAACCACGCGGCGAGCTGCGAATACGACAACGGAGGTCGCTGCGGGCGCACAGCCGGAGCGAGTTGCGGGCGGGCGGACTCCGGTGGCTGCTCGCCGGCGTCCATCTCGTCGAGGTCGATGTCGAACTCGGCGCGGAACTGCTCTATCAACCGGGCCGCCAGTCCCGCCGGCGTCGGGGTGTCGAACACGGCGCGCACGGCCAGCTCCACCCCGAACTCGGCACGGATCTGCGCGACCAAACGCGCCGCCAGCAGTGAGTGGCCGCCCAGCCCGAAGAACGAGTCGTCGGCGCCGACGCGCTCCCAGCCGAACAATTCGGCGAAGATCGCACACATCCGGCGTTCGGTGGGCGTCGCCGGCTCGCGGTAGGCGCGCACCGCCACCGGGGTCGGCGCGGGCAGTGCCCGCTTGTCCAGTTTGCCGCTCACGGTCAACGGGATCTCGGGGATCACCGCAAACGCGTTGGGCACCATGTATTCCGGCAGCGCCGACGCGGCGTGCGCCCGTATCTCGTCCAGGTCGATTTCGGCGGACCCCGTCACCGGCACCAGGTAGGCGGCCAGCATCGGCCCGGCCTCGGAGTCTTCGGTGACGACGAGGCAGTGTCGGACCGCTGGATGCGACGCGATCACGGCCTCGACTTCGCCGAGTTCGATGCGGAAGCCGCGGATCTTGACCTGCTCGTCGGCCCGCCCGACGAATTCCAATTGGCCGGAGATGTTGCGGCGGACCAGGTCTCCGGTCCGATACATGCGCATGCCGGGGTTGAACGGATCGGGAACGAATCGCTGGGCGGTCAGACCTGGACGCCCCAGGTATCCGCGCGCCAACTGGACGCCACCCAGGTAGAGCTCACCGATCACCTCGGCGGGAACCGGATGCAACTCTTCGTCGAGCACATAGGCGTAGACGTTGCGGTTCGGCACCCCGATGGGCACCACGCGATTGCCTTGGGGGCCCTGGACCTGCATGTGCGTCGAGCAGACCACCGCCTCCGTCGGACCATAATGGTTGCGCAATTCCGCGTCGAAATAGCCGGCGAATTTCTCGGCCACCTCGCCCGGTAGCGCTTCTCCGCCCACCGGCACGTGGCGCAGCTGGCGCCATGCATCGACGTCACGGATCTGCGGCAGCAGCAACAAGGTGCTCAGCATCGAGGGCACCATGTGCAGCACGGTGACGCGGTGGCGGCTGATCAGGTCGGAGATGTAGGCGGTGTCGCTGAACGCATCAGGCCGGGGCACGATCAGCTGGGCGCCAAGCACGAACGTGATGAACAGGTCCAGCAGCGAGGCGTCGAAGCTCACCGACGACGACTGCAACAGGATGTCTTCGGCGGTCATGCTCCATTCGGCGGCGAAAGACTCGACATGCTCGGCGATCGCCTGGTGCGAGACCGCCACACCTTTCGGCTGGCCGGTCGAGCCGGAGGTGTAGATGACATAGGCCAGGTGCGCGGGAAGCAGCGGACGCCGACGGTCGTCGTCGGTGGGCGCGACGTCGGGCAACCGTGCCGCTTCGCTTTCCGCCGCGTCGAATTCGCCGCGCCCGATGACCGTTCTCGGATCGGCGTCGGAGATCAGGTATTCGATGCGTTCGTCCGGGTAGGCCGGGTCGATCGGCAGGTACGCCGCGCCGGCCTTCAGCACGGCGAGCATCGCCACGACGAACTCGATCGAGGTGGTCATGCGCAGGCCGACGATATCGTCGGGGCCGAACCCTTGATTGATCATCCAGTGCGCCAGGCGATTCGCGCGCCGATGCAGCTCGGCATACGTCAGCTGTTCCTCGTCGGAAGCCAGCGCGACCGCGTCCGCCTTGGCCGCCGCCGCCGATTCCAGGATGGCGACCATCGTGGTGGCCGGCATCGGAACCAGGTCGCCGTGCGACTGCTGCAGGACGCGTTCCCGCTCGCCGCTGTCGAGCATGTCCAGGCTGGTGATGCGGCGATCCGGGGCACTGACGGCGTTGTCCAGCAGCGAAACGTAGTGCGCCAGCATCTGATCGACGAGCGGGGCACTCAGCACGTCGGTCTGGTATTCGAACTCGACGAGCACGCCGTCGGGGTTCAGCACCACCGCGAGCGCAAGCGGAAGATGTGCGGTTACCGCGCCCAGCTCCAGCTGTCGCACGCAAACGCCGTCCAACGCAAGGCCACTCGTGCTTTTTCGCATGCTAAACCCAAGGCGGACAAGGTGATCCATGCCGTCGTGTCCCATGCGCTCCGGGTTGATCTCGCGCACCACCCGATCAATGCCGACGGACTGATGGGCGAAGCCGTTCAGGCATGTCTCGCGCACCGCCTGGACGAAGGAGGTAAAGGTGTCGTGCGGTCGTGGGGAGATCCGTAGCAGCAGCGTGTTGCCGAAGTACCCGATGGCGGCCTGCGCCGAAGCTCCACGATCCGTCACCGGTACCGAAACCAGGAAATCCGTTGCGCCCGTGTAGCGGCGCACCAACACACCGAAGCTAGCCAGCAGCACCATGAACGGCGAGGCGGCCTGCTCGCGCGCGAAGCGTTCCACCCGGCCGAACAGGTCGGCGGGCAGAATCCGGGTTCGGCGCTCGGCTCGCCTGGACGGGTGCGCGGCTCTGACGCCGGGTAGCTCCAGCGGTTCGGGTGACGGGCGCAGCACGTCGGCCCAGTAGCCGACGTCGGCGATGCCGGGTTCCGAAGGGGATTCAAGCACCTCGACGGCGACGAACTGTGGCGCGGGCGTGCTTGGTTGGTCACCGTTGTAAGCGGCACTGAGTTCCCCGAAGAAGACGTCCCACGAATCGTCGTCCCAACAGATGTGGTGCACCGTGAGCAGCAGCACGAAATCGTCCGTGCCGCTGCGGATCAGGGTCGCCCGTAGCGGCGGCTCGGTGGTCAGGTCGAATGGGCGGCCGAACTCTTCTCGGGCCAGCGCCTCGATCCGATGCCGCTGTTCGGCCGCGGGGAGCGCCGTCACATCGTCGGTTCGCCAACCGATCTGAACACTGTCGGAAAAGACTTGGTAGGGTTCGCCTTCGCTGTCCACCCCGTACACGGTGCGCAAAATGGCATGGCGTGCAACGACATCACCGAGAGCCGAGTGCAGGCGGGCCTCGTCCAGGGCGCCGGTGAGCCGATAGGAAACGCAGATGTTGAGCGTGACGTCGGCGGGGTCCATGGCCTGCAGAAACCACATCCGACGCTGGCCGGCCGACAACGCATAGCGTTCGCCGGCGTGGATCTCGGGCCGGCGCGCCGATTCGGCTGCGGCCATGCCGCTTTCGGCGATGCGTCGACGCAGCAGTTCGCGGCGGCGCTCCTGCATCGTCTTGGCTTCGTCCACCACGGCCGCCGTTTCTGCCCTGTCCGGCATCGTCGGTCTCACTTTCGTCGGATCAGATCCGGTCGTTCAGATATCCGCCGCGCACGAAGAACTCGTCGCCGCGGCGTTCGACCCCATCCGCGGTGCGGACCAACGTGACCACCAGGGCGCGATTGCCGCCGCGATATGCCTCCGGCCCCGATACCACCGCACCACCACCCTCCTGCACGATCACCCGGCCGGGCGTCCCGCCGTAGCAAGCCTCGGAGACCCGCGCTTCGAGCACCTCGATGCGTTCCCCGCGATAGAAAGTGAACGGTCGCGGGTACGGCGCGGACAGCGCACGCACGAACCTTTCCAGATCCTCGGCGGGCCAGCCCCAGTCGATCAAACTGTCGCGCTCGGACCGCTTATGGAAGTAGGTCCGTTCGGCCTTGTTCTGCGGGCGCCAGACCGCGGTGCCAGACTCCAACGCGCTCAACGCATCCCGCAGCGCACTGGGTATCAGGTCCATGCCTCGGAGCACCAGCTCGGTGCCGGTATCGGTGGGTTTGATGGGTAGTGCGTGCTGGATCAGGATGTCGCCGGTGTCCAGGCCGTCGTCCATTCGGTGCACGGTGAGGCCGAACTCGGATGCACCACTGATCAGCGCCCACAAAACCGGGGAAAACCCGGTGAACTTCGGCAGCAGCGAGTCGTGCAGGTTGAGCGTGCCGTGCGGCGGCAGGTTGTATAGCTCCGGCGGCATCCGGGTGTACCAGCTGTTGACGACGATGACGTCGGGCGCCGCGCGCCGAACCAGGTCGATGGTCTCGGCGTCGACTCGCTCGGTGAGATGGACCGCAATGCCGCGCGCCCGCGCCAGCTCCTCCACCGAATCCGAGAAGACGGCCCGATACGAGTCCGCACTGGCCGGATGGGTGACCGCGAGCAGGACTTCGTGGTCAAGGTCGATCAGAGCCCGCAGGGTTTTATACCCCCAGGTCTGAAACCCGAACATGACGATCCGCATTCGAATGAACCCTTCCAGCTTCCTCGGCACCGCGGGAACAGCTTATGTTAGCCTTCGCTAAGTTCGGGGCGCCCCGCGGCCGTCGAACCGAGGTGATCGAGAGGTGGTGCAATGCCGCGCACGCTGGGGTGGATCAGGCAGTTCCACCAACCGGCCTCGCCCGAGAGCATTCCGTTGCTGGTCTTTCCGCACGCCGGCTCCGGCGCATCGGCCTACCGCGACTTCTCGAAGGTCCTGAGCACGAAGTTCAGCGTCATCGTCTTTCAATATCCGGGGCGCCAGGACCGGGCGACCGAACCCGCGCTGGGCTCGCTGGGGGAGATCGCCGCGGGCGCATTCACCGAATTCGCCGATCACGACCGCGCCGTTCCGGTGGTCACGTTCGGGCACAGCATGGGCGCGCTGGTCGCCTTCGAGTTCGTCCGGCTCGCCGAAGCCAACGGTATCGAGGTGCGGCATCTGCACGCCTCCGCCGCCGTTGCCCCCAGCAACGCCGCGGACAAGCCAGCGCACCCCAAGGATGATGAGGAAATCCTCAACCATCTGGCGGCGCTGGAGGGCACCGATTCCGATGTGATCGCCAACCGCGAACTCATGCGGCTGGCGCTGCCCGTCATCAAGGCCGACTACGACGCCTTCGACGCGTACTCCTGCGCCGACGACATCAAGGTGGTCACCCCGATTCACGCGATGGGCGGGGATCAGGACCCCTACATCACCCTCGGCGACCTGTATGGCTGGGGCAAACACACCGACACCGTCAAGGTGACCATGTTCGACGGCGGGCACTTCTACCTCCAGTCGCACATCGATGCCGTCGCCGAGCTGTTGGCGTCGAGCGCGCAGTGCGGGCAATCCGCGTGACCGACCCGATCGTCATCTCCGGCCTGGCCGTCGAGGCGCCGGGCGGAATCGACAGCCCCGGCGCCCTGTGGTCGGCCCTCACCGAGGCGCGCGAGCTGCTCGGCCCGTTTCCCCGCGATCGCGGGTGGACCGTCGACGATCTCCTGTCCGCTTCCCGGGTCGAAGAGGGTTGGCGACAGGTCTGCGACTCCGGCGGATTCCTGGACGGCGCAGCATCATTCGATGCGTCCTTCTTCGGCTTGACCGATCACGAGGCGATGGTGATGCACCCGCAGCAGCGGGTCGCGATGCGGGTGGCGTGGAAGGCGCTGGAGAACGCCGGGATCAATCCCGCGACGCTCGAGGGCGCCGAGGCCGGCTGCTTCGTCGGGATGTCGATGACCGAGTACGGCCAACGCACCACGACGACCGACGACTACACCGGGTTCCGGACCGTCGGCATGGGACAACTGGGCGGCGCGGGTCGGATCTCGCACTGCCTCGGGCTAATTGGCCCGTCGATATCGATCGATACGGCGTGCGCGTCGTCGCTGACCGCAGTGCAGTTGGCCGCCAACGCGATTCAGCTGGACGAGTGCGACTGGGCGCTGGCCGGCGCGGTATGCGTGTTGGGCGCACCGACGGCCTTCTACGAGTTCTCCCGACTCAACGCCATCTCGACGGACGGGCATTGCCGCGCCTACTCCGACGACGCCACCGGCACCGTGTGGGGCGAAGGCGCGGGAATGGTCGTCGTCGAACGCGAATCACGGGCCCGTCAGCTCGGGCACCGAATCTACGGGCGCATCATGGCGATCCGCACCAACCACAACGGCAAGGGCAAGCCGATCCTGGTCCCCCGCACCCGGGCGCAGGCGCAACTGGTCAGCAAGACGGTGGATGCCGCCGGAATCGATGCGGCCGACATCGGCATGATCGAGGGGCACGGCACCGCCACGCTGGCGGGTGACCCACAGGAACTGACCGCCCTGTTCGCCACCTACGGCGCGGCCGGATCCGAGGCGCTGCTGGGTTCGATCAAGTCCAACGTCGGGCACGCGCAGGCGGCGTCGGGCATGCTCGGGCTGACCAAGCTGCTGCTGGCCGGCCAGCACGGCCAGATTCCGCCAACCCTGTTCTCGGACAACCCAACCAAGACGGTGGACTGGGACTCGACGGGGCTGCGACTGGCCACGAAACTACAGGCCTGGGAACCCAAGGACGGTATCCGCTACGGGGCGGCCTCGTCGTTCGGCGCCGGGGGCGCCAACGCCCACGCCATCATCGCCATGCCCGCGGGGGTGAGCGGATGAAGCCGCTGACCTACCGGCTGCCGAACCAGCGGACTCCCGTTCTGGTATCGGCGGATAGCCGCGAGCTGCTGCACGACGAGGCGGCGGCGTTACTCGCTTATGCCGCCAACCATCCCGAGGTGGCTCCGCAGGAGATCGCCGACATACTGTTCCGGACGCGGGTCGCTCGTCGGCACCGGGCGCTGGCCATGGTCACCGACCGCGACGACTTGCTCGGCGCGCTGCGGGCCGTTCTCGACGGCGCGGAACATCCTCGCCTGGTCCGCACCGAAACCGCCGCCAGGGCAGGAAAACTCGCCTATGTCTTCCCCGGGCAGGGCGGCCAACGACCCGGGATGGGCCGGGTCTTCTATGACGCGGTCCCCGCGTTTCGGAAAGAAGTCGAGCGCTGCGCCGAGGCCTTCGCCGACCGGCTCGGCAAATCTCCGCTGGATTATCTTCTCGACGAGCATGTTTCGCCAGACGATGACGCCGGCACCGTCCAACCGGCGCTGTTCACCCAGATGGCCGGGTTGGCCGCGATGTGGCGCTCGTTCGGGATCACGCCGACCATCACCCTGGGGCACAGCCAGGGCGAGATCGCCGCGGCGTACGTGTCCGGCGCGATCACGTTGGCCGACGCGGTCAGCGTCGTCGGCATCCGCGCGACAGCCGCCGACGAATTCGAATCCGGCGACTACGCAATGGCTGTCGTCGCCGCGGACCGCGACGCCTGCGAAGACGTGCTGGCGCGTTGCCCGGGTTGGGCACAGCTGTCGGGAATCAACTCACCGGGCATGGTCGGAATTTCCGGCGACCGGGAGACGGTCCAGGATGTCATCGACACGTTCGCGGCGCGAGGCACGTTCGCCCGGGCCATACGCGTGCAATATCCGGCGCACACCAGCTTGATCAACGGGCTCGGCGAAAAGGTGCGCGCGGCTACGCGGCGCGAACTGCAAAATCCGAAGTTCCTCGATGCCGAGATCGACTGCCTGGGCAGCACTCTCGGCGGACCCATCACTTCGGACCTGCCGGCCGACGAATACTGGTTCTGGAACCTGCGCAACACCGTTCGATTCGACAAGGCGATCGCCGCGGCGCTGGCCGCGGGCATCGACACCTTCGTCG is from Mycobacterium conspicuum and encodes:
- a CDS encoding non-ribosomal peptide synthetase; translated protein: MVDEAKTMQERRRELLRRRIAESGMAAAESARRPEIHAGERYALSAGQRRMWFLQAMDPADVTLNICVSYRLTGALDEARLHSALGDVVARHAILRTVYGVDSEGEPYQVFSDSVQIGWRTDDVTALPAAEQRHRIEALAREEFGRPFDLTTEPPLRATLIRSGTDDFVLLLTVHHICWDDDSWDVFFGELSAAYNGDQPSTPAPQFVAVEVLESPSEPGIADVGYWADVLRPSPEPLELPGVRAAHPSRRAERRTRILPADLFGRVERFAREQAASPFMVLLASFGVLVRRYTGATDFLVSVPVTDRGASAQAAIGYFGNTLLLRISPRPHDTFTSFVQAVRETCLNGFAHQSVGIDRVVREINPERMGHDGMDHLVRLGFSMRKSTSGLALDGVCVRQLELGAVTAHLPLALAVVLNPDGVLVEFEYQTDVLSAPLVDQMLAHYVSLLDNAVSAPDRRITSLDMLDSGERERVLQQSHGDLVPMPATTMVAILESAAAAKADAVALASDEEQLTYAELHRRANRLAHWMINQGFGPDDIVGLRMTTSIEFVVAMLAVLKAGAAYLPIDPAYPDERIEYLISDADPRTVIGRGEFDAAESEAARLPDVAPTDDDRRRPLLPAHLAYVIYTSGSTGQPKGVAVSHQAIAEHVESFAAEWSMTAEDILLQSSSVSFDASLLDLFITFVLGAQLIVPRPDAFSDTAYISDLISRHRVTVLHMVPSMLSTLLLLPQIRDVDAWRQLRHVPVGGEALPGEVAEKFAGYFDAELRNHYGPTEAVVCSTHMQVQGPQGNRVVPIGVPNRNVYAYVLDEELHPVPAEVIGELYLGGVQLARGYLGRPGLTAQRFVPDPFNPGMRMYRTGDLVRRNISGQLEFVGRADEQVKIRGFRIELGEVEAVIASHPAVRHCLVVTEDSEAGPMLAAYLVPVTGSAEIDLDEIRAHAASALPEYMVPNAFAVIPEIPLTVSGKLDKRALPAPTPVAVRAYREPATPTERRMCAIFAELFGWERVGADDSFFGLGGHSLLAARLVAQIRAEFGVELAVRAVFDTPTPAGLAARLIEQFRAEFDIDLDEMDAGEQPPESARPQLAPAVRPQRPPLSYSQLAAWLMYRLEGARDGFSMPLALRFTGPLDIAALAEALNDVVARHESLRTNFAEHEGVPYHIVHPALRVELPVNHVSADRLDETIAELRRHVFTPESGPLIKATLLALGSDAHVLVILVHHIVSDHASLGILFDDLVVAYRARLEGQAPHWAVLPAQFADYALWQRQAFDADTEWGRAQLAYWRAALAGLPDEIAVAADHSRPPVIGKVGEVVSFMVSASRRAALTQLAEQSGATEFMVYQAVLAVLLHKLGGGADIPIGSPVISRVDPATDHLVGLFANMVVLRNDLTGDPSLRSLVGRSRDVVLDAFAHQELPIERLVEALNPPRSRSRNPLYQTMIHFRGEDWALVPRDLTTTGDTTVVPLRIDFEVSLLDLDVGMNVTPDGELDVRIVANADLYEPRTAARIADALNAAFDAFATTPDAALSAVELLPAAEMDRLLAPPTPKPGAPSRPAAEPAEASEPTLRLLITSLEELLDISGVDAEDNFFALGGDSIISIKWAAQANANGLAMTPPMVFENMTIAELAAAVDAATNQPAAQPNPEHEQQYTPMSASGLSADALAELTASWEQQS
- a CDS encoding methionyl-tRNA formyltransferase: MRIVMFGFQTWGYKTLRALIDLDHEVLLAVTHPASADSYRAVFSDSVEELARARGIAVHLTERVDAETIDLVRRAAPDVIVVNSWYTRMPPELYNLPPHGTLNLHDSLLPKFTGFSPVLWALISGASEFGLTVHRMDDGLDTGDILIQHALPIKPTDTGTELVLRGMDLIPSALRDALSALESGTAVWRPQNKAERTYFHKRSERDSLIDWGWPAEDLERFVRALSAPYPRPFTFYRGERIEVLEARVSEACYGGTPGRVIVQEGGGAVVSGPEAYRGGNRALVVTLVRTADGVERRGDEFFVRGGYLNDRI
- a CDS encoding thioesterase II family protein, coding for MPRTLGWIRQFHQPASPESIPLLVFPHAGSGASAYRDFSKVLSTKFSVIVFQYPGRQDRATEPALGSLGEIAAGAFTEFADHDRAVPVVTFGHSMGALVAFEFVRLAEANGIEVRHLHASAAVAPSNAADKPAHPKDDEEILNHLAALEGTDSDVIANRELMRLALPVIKADYDAFDAYSCADDIKVVTPIHAMGGDQDPYITLGDLYGWGKHTDTVKVTMFDGGHFYLQSHIDAVAELLASSAQCGQSA
- a CDS encoding beta-ketoacyl [acyl carrier protein] synthase domain-containing protein; this encodes MRAIRVTDPIVISGLAVEAPGGIDSPGALWSALTEARELLGPFPRDRGWTVDDLLSASRVEEGWRQVCDSGGFLDGAASFDASFFGLTDHEAMVMHPQQRVAMRVAWKALENAGINPATLEGAEAGCFVGMSMTEYGQRTTTTDDYTGFRTVGMGQLGGAGRISHCLGLIGPSISIDTACASSLTAVQLAANAIQLDECDWALAGAVCVLGAPTAFYEFSRLNAISTDGHCRAYSDDATGTVWGEGAGMVVVERESRARQLGHRIYGRIMAIRTNHNGKGKPILVPRTRAQAQLVSKTVDAAGIDAADIGMIEGHGTATLAGDPQELTALFATYGAAGSEALLGSIKSNVGHAQAASGMLGLTKLLLAGQHGQIPPTLFSDNPTKTVDWDSTGLRLATKLQAWEPKDGIRYGAASSFGAGGANAHAIIAMPAGVSG